The segment TGCGGCTCAGAAGGCTTTCAAAGGCCAAATCAAAGCCGTGACTGAGATTGCCGAAAAAGGCAGGAGGTAACATGAAAGGTTTTTCTGGCGGTATGGCTCAGCTGATGAAGCAAGCTAACCAAATGCAAGGTAAGATGAAAAAGGTCCAAGAAGAACTCGCGAAAGCTGAGTACGAAGGAACTGCCGGCGGTGGCGTTGTTACTGTGAAAGTAAACGGCGAATACAAAATGACTTCTTTGATCATCAAAGAAGATGTCATCAAATCAGGCGATGTTGAGATGGTACAAGATTTGGTTTTGGCAGCAACAAACGAAGCTGTAAAGATCGCTCGTGAAACTTCGCAAAAAGAGATGGAAAAAGTTACTGGCGGCATGAACATTCCTGGTCTATTCTAGAGACATGCTGAATATTCCCGCACTCGAAAAATTAGTTCACGAACTCAGCCGACTTCCGGGCATCGGTCCGAAGACGGCTCAGCGCTTGGCGTATCATATCCTCAAGTCGAAGGATAACTACACCGATCGCTTGAGCGAGGCTTTGATTCGTGTGCGTGCGGAAGTTCACACCTGCAAAACTTGCTATAACTACACAGACGCTGATGAGTGCAAATACTGCAAAGACGTTCATCGTACCGATGAATCAATCTGCGTGGTGGAAGAGCCTTCGGACATCATGAAGATTGAGTCCTCGGGTGCTTTCCGCGGTCGTTACCATGTTCTGCATGGAGTGATCTCGCCTCTCGAGGGCATCAGCGCTCAAGATCTGAAAATCAAAGAACTCGTAGCACGCGTTGACGCGGGGCTTAATGGCGATGGACCTCAAATCCGCGAGATCATTCTGGCTTTGGACGCCGATCTCGAGGGAGATACGACCATTCTTTACCTCGCAAAGACTCTTCAAGGCAAAGGCGTCAGATTAAGTCGCCTTGCTCATGGGGTTCCTATTGGCAGCGACATTGATTTCGTGGATGATAGAACCGTGGGTCAGGCCTTAGAAAACCGCGTGGAGCTGTAATGTCGTTTAT is part of the Bdellovibrionales bacterium genome and harbors:
- a CDS encoding YbaB/EbfC family nucleoid-associated protein: MKGFSGGMAQLMKQANQMQGKMKKVQEELAKAEYEGTAGGGVVTVKVNGEYKMTSLIIKEDVIKSGDVEMVQDLVLAATNEAVKIARETSQKEMEKVTGGMNIPGLF
- the recR gene encoding recombination protein RecR; amino-acid sequence: MLNIPALEKLVHELSRLPGIGPKTAQRLAYHILKSKDNYTDRLSEALIRVRAEVHTCKTCYNYTDADECKYCKDVHRTDESICVVEEPSDIMKIESSGAFRGRYHVLHGVISPLEGISAQDLKIKELVARVDAGLNGDGPQIREIILALDADLEGDTTILYLAKTLQGKGVRLSRLAHGVPIGSDIDFVDDRTVGQALENRVEL